The segment TGAACAGAAATCAAATATTATCCATGAACCCGCTGTATGTACAGAATGTGGTGGCCGTTCATTCAAATTGCTTCAAGAGGAATCCCAGTATATGGATACGCAGACTGTTAAACTGCAGGAACCACTGGAAAACTTATCCGGTGGTGATCAGCCTAGACAAATCAATATCGTCCTGGAAGATGACCTTGTGGATACACTGACTCCTGGAGACAAGATTAGAATAACCGGCATACTGAGGACAGTCCGTGATGAAAAATCAAAACGATTTACCAATTACATCTACGGTAACTTCTTTGAAGCCCTGGAACAGGAATTTGAAGAATTGGAAATTAGTGAAGAGGATGAGGAGGAAATCAGACAACTGGCAAGTAGCCCCGACATCTATGATAAAATCATCAACTCCACTGCACCATCCATTCAGGGTTACTATGAGGTAAAAGAGGCAATAGCATTCCAACTGTTTGGTGGTAGTGCAAAAATCCTGGAGGATAAAACCCACATGAGAGGAGACATGCACATATTGATTGTTGGAGATCCTGGTATTGGTAAATCCCAGATACTTAAATATGTTTCAAAGCTTGCACCCCGTGGTATATATACCAGTGGTAAGGGTACCAGTGGTGTAGGACTTACTGCCGCTGCCGTACGTGACGACCTTGGTGGTTGGAGTTTGGAAGCGGGAGCATTGGTACTTGGTGATAAAGGTAACGTATGTGTAGACGAACTTGATAAGATGCGTGAAGAGGACCGTTCTGCTATACACGAGGCTTTAGAACAGCAGACAATCTCCATTGCAAAGGCTGGTATTATGGCTACATTAAACAGTAGATGTAGTGTACTTGCCGCTGCTAACCCTAAATTCGGTAGATTTGACAGGTACAAGTCCATCGCCGAGCAGATTGACTTGCCTTCACCTATCTTATCACGTTTTGATTTGATATTCATTATCGAGGATAAACCTAACGCGGAAAGAGATCATAGCCTGGCAGGTCACATATTGAAGATACATCAGGACAGAAATATCAACTATGAGATTGAACCGGAATTTATGCGTAAATACATTGCATATGCCCGTAGAACAGTTAATCCGACGTTAAGTAATGAGGCCGCCACGACCCTTCAGGACTTCTATGTTACCATGCGTAGCGGTGCTATTGATGAGGAATCACCTGTACCGATTACTGCCCGTCAACTGGAGGCACTCGTTCGTATTGCAGAGGCCAGTGCACGTATCAGATTAAGTGATGAGGTAACCAAGGAAGATGCCGAAAGAGCTATCCAGTTACAGGAAAACTGTATGAAACAGGTGGGATATGATCCTGATACAGGTAAGGTAGACATCGATAAGGTTGAAGGTAGAACATCAAAATCTGAAAGGGATAAAATAAATATAATTACCGATGTAATTAAGGAATTATGTGTAGACTATGAAGGTAGTGCTCCAAAAACAGTGGTTTATGCAGAATTAGCCGATAAATATAACATTGGTGAAAATAAGGTTGATGAAATCATCAATATGCTCAAAAGTAAGGGCGTTATTTATGAACCTACCGCTGACCATTATAATATAGCATAAATGATATTATAGATAAGTTAATAATAAGCTTGAAACATATATTATATTATTATAAATTAATTAGGACAATTAAGATTATATCAATATAATAATTTTTTTTAATCGAAAAGGAAAATAAAAAAATCGGAGGTATTTGACTAATGGCAAGAAAGAGTGAAAAATCTGAATTTGAAGAATATGAAGAATTATTAGATCAAGCATATGAACAATTACCAGATACAATATTTGAAGCAAAAAGATTTAAAGTACCTAAAGGATACTCTGTCATTCAAGGTAATCGTACAATTATCAAAAACTTTGGAGACGTATCAAGTACATTAAACAGGGATCCACAACACATATTGAAATACCTGTTAAGAGAGTTAGGTACTAGTGGAAACGTAGAAGGAAATCGTGCAATAATGCAGGG is part of the Methanosphaera sp. BMS genome and harbors:
- a CDS encoding translation initiation factor IF-2 subunit beta, whose protein sequence is MARKSEKSEFEEYEELLDQAYEQLPDTIFEAKRFKVPKGYSVIQGNRTIIKNFGDVSSTLNRDPQHILKYLLRELGTSGNVEGNRAIMQGKFTHYVINDRIKEYVDNFVMCHECNRPDTIIIREDRIDMLKCSACGARAPLKSL
- a CDS encoding minichromosome maintenance protein MCM codes for the protein METMQESKGKNSVLKLEEFFSSRMKDEVFAVLDKYPEEKSVIVDYNDLEIFDPDTADLLIEKPEEMLDAASKSIVNIDPQRKNAQLNVRFKNVRNNVPLRYLRSEYIGKFIAVDGIVRKTDEIHPRIMSAVFECRSCMRLHDVEQKSNIIHEPAVCTECGGRSFKLLQEESQYMDTQTVKLQEPLENLSGGDQPRQINIVLEDDLVDTLTPGDKIRITGILRTVRDEKSKRFTNYIYGNFFEALEQEFEELEISEEDEEEIRQLASSPDIYDKIINSTAPSIQGYYEVKEAIAFQLFGGSAKILEDKTHMRGDMHILIVGDPGIGKSQILKYVSKLAPRGIYTSGKGTSGVGLTAAAVRDDLGGWSLEAGALVLGDKGNVCVDELDKMREEDRSAIHEALEQQTISIAKAGIMATLNSRCSVLAAANPKFGRFDRYKSIAEQIDLPSPILSRFDLIFIIEDKPNAERDHSLAGHILKIHQDRNINYEIEPEFMRKYIAYARRTVNPTLSNEAATTLQDFYVTMRSGAIDEESPVPITARQLEALVRIAEASARIRLSDEVTKEDAERAIQLQENCMKQVGYDPDTGKVDIDKVEGRTSKSERDKINIITDVIKELCVDYEGSAPKTVVYAELADKYNIGENKVDEIINMLKSKGVIYEPTADHYNIA